A genomic region of Blastocatellia bacterium contains the following coding sequences:
- the rsmI gene encoding 16S rRNA (cytidine(1402)-2'-O)-methyltransferase codes for MSGTLYIVATPIGNLEDITLRALRILREVDLIACEDTRQTLKLLHHYGIRRPLVSYHAHNQRKRAEALIARLKEGQNVALVSDAGTPLLSDPGEVLLERAIAERIRVVPIPGPSAITTAAMAAGLPVDRFLFVGFLPARRGPRRAELETLRALPYTLIFFEAPHRLAETLVDMCEILGARPAVLARELTKVHETFERATLAELVERVAKAPIKGEIVLLVAGAETARPADVEATALAERVKAVMSATGLDAKTAIRCVAEEYGVSRREVYRAYLSHRQEVDDA; via the coding sequence ATGTCCGGCACGTTGTACATCGTCGCGACGCCCATCGGGAACCTAGAGGACATCACGTTGCGCGCGCTTCGCATTCTTCGGGAAGTAGACCTCATTGCGTGCGAGGATACGCGGCAGACGCTCAAGTTGCTCCACCATTATGGAATTCGACGACCACTGGTCAGCTACCATGCGCATAACCAGAGGAAACGAGCGGAGGCGCTCATCGCGCGGTTGAAGGAGGGACAGAACGTGGCGCTCGTCAGTGATGCCGGCACGCCGCTTCTCTCCGATCCGGGGGAGGTGCTGCTTGAGCGAGCCATCGCTGAAAGGATTAGGGTAGTGCCGATTCCCGGCCCCTCAGCCATAACGACAGCGGCGATGGCCGCAGGCCTTCCCGTAGATCGGTTTCTCTTCGTTGGCTTCCTCCCAGCAAGACGCGGGCCGCGACGAGCGGAGCTGGAGACGCTGAGAGCGCTTCCGTACACGCTCATCTTTTTCGAAGCGCCACATCGGTTGGCGGAAACGCTCGTAGACATGTGCGAGATTCTGGGAGCGCGACCGGCGGTGCTGGCGCGCGAGCTGACAAAGGTCCATGAGACGTTCGAGCGAGCGACGCTCGCGGAATTGGTCGAGCGCGTTGCCAAAGCGCCGATCAAAGGCGAGATCGTCTTACTGGTCGCCGGAGCGGAAACGGCGCGACCGGCCGATGTGGAGGCGACCGCGCTCGCCGAACGAGTGAAAGCTGTGATGTCCGCGACGGGCCTCGATGCGAAGACGGCCATCAGATGCGTGGCCGAAGAATACGGCGTGAGCCGACGGGAGGTCTACCGTGCCTATCTGAGCCATCGCCAGGAGGTGGATGATGCGTGA
- the ruvB gene encoding Holliday junction branch migration DNA helicase RuvB, with protein sequence MSKRHPLINGAPTEEDRQYDARLRPLRLDEYIGQSKLKENLRVFIHAARARGDALDHVLLHGPPGTGKTTLAYIIAHELGVEIRATSGPVIERSGDLAALLTNLGPRDVLFIDEIHRLNPAVEEILYPAMEAYQLDILIGQGPAARSIKIDLPPFTLIGATTRKGLLGAPLRGRFGIDLHLDFYEPEELEQIVLRSARLLGIEIEPEGAREIARRARGTPRIANRLLRRVRDFAEVEADGRITREIAEYALNRMEVDRFGLDEVDRKLLLTIIEKFHGGPVGLNTISAAVNEEKDAIEEIYEPYLIRIGFLNRTPRGRVVTEAAYRHLGYASPRLSRTDRGLFSE encoded by the coding sequence ATGTCGAAGCGGCATCCACTCATCAACGGAGCGCCGACCGAGGAGGATCGGCAATACGACGCTCGATTGCGCCCGCTTCGACTCGACGAATACATCGGACAGTCGAAGCTCAAGGAGAACCTTCGCGTCTTCATTCACGCTGCGCGCGCGCGTGGCGATGCACTGGATCATGTGTTGCTGCACGGACCTCCTGGGACGGGCAAGACGACGCTCGCCTACATCATCGCCCATGAACTCGGGGTCGAAATTCGCGCGACCTCCGGTCCGGTCATCGAGCGCTCGGGGGATCTGGCGGCGTTGCTCACGAACCTGGGGCCGCGTGATGTGCTCTTCATTGACGAGATCCACCGACTCAACCCTGCCGTCGAGGAGATCCTCTATCCGGCCATGGAGGCCTATCAACTGGACATCCTCATCGGGCAAGGGCCAGCGGCGCGCTCGATCAAAATTGATCTGCCGCCGTTCACCCTGATCGGAGCGACGACGCGCAAAGGCCTGCTGGGCGCTCCCTTGCGCGGTCGCTTCGGCATTGATTTGCACTTGGACTTCTACGAACCGGAGGAGTTGGAACAGATCGTCCTGCGCTCGGCGCGCCTTCTGGGGATCGAGATCGAGCCGGAAGGAGCGCGCGAGATCGCCCGCCGCGCGCGAGGCACGCCGCGCATCGCTAATCGGCTGCTGCGCCGCGTCCGCGATTTCGCCGAGGTTGAGGCCGATGGTCGCATCACGCGCGAGATCGCTGAGTATGCCCTCAACCGCATGGAGGTCGATCGCTTCGGGCTGGACGAGGTAGATCGCAAGCTGTTGCTGACGATCATCGAGAAATTCCATGGAGGACCCGTGGGTTTGAACACCATCTCGGCAGCCGTCAACGAAGAGAAGGACGCCATCGAGGAGATCTACGAGCCCTACCTCATCCGCATCGGCTTTTTAAATCGCACGCCGCGCGGTCGCGTCGTCACCGAAGCCGCCTATCGGCATCTCGGCTATGCGTCGCCGCGCCTTTCGCGGACCGATCGAGGGCTCTTCTCCGAGTAG
- a CDS encoding arsenate reductase ArsC, with protein sequence MKNILFVCVENACRSQMAEAWARHLGHGRVRAWSAGSRPSTEVNPHARLVMRERGIELVEATPKGFEALPDLTWDVVVTMGCGDECPWIPARRRVQWDIPDPKGQSLEVFRRVRDEIERRVRELLELLESA encoded by the coding sequence ATGAAGAACATCTTGTTCGTCTGCGTGGAGAACGCGTGCCGCAGCCAGATGGCCGAGGCATGGGCCCGGCATCTCGGACATGGGCGCGTGAGGGCTTGGAGTGCTGGATCGCGTCCGTCCACCGAGGTCAATCCGCACGCGCGTCTGGTCATGCGCGAGCGCGGGATCGAGCTGGTAGAAGCGACGCCTAAAGGATTCGAGGCGCTTCCCGACCTGACGTGGGATGTCGTCGTCACGATGGGGTGCGGTGACGAGTGCCCGTGGATTCCCGCGCGTCGGCGAGTGCAGTGGGACATCCCGGATCCCAAGGGGCAATCGCTGGAGGTCTTCCGTCGGGTTCGAGACGAGATCGAGCGCCGCGTGCGAGAGCTTCTGGAACTGCTCGAATCGGCCTAA
- a CDS encoding PDZ domain-containing protein: protein MLRRTGKRMRRWSLPLLLAIVLVGVGASARPLAPISIHYDVWMNEPHKHYFEVAITVTGIKRETLDFVMPVWMPGSYLIREYARHVVQFAATDSAGRERRATKVAKNIWRVVTEGSDPIRVRYRVYAFDPGLRGNYLDDTHAYINGPSLFMYVDGFTHVPVTVRLHPAPGWPRISTGLDPAPDDPHLFRAPNYDVLVDCPILIGTHTVYEFDVGGIPHRLAILGEGNYDAQRLVADVKRIVETTIALFGDIPYAHYTFLVLLGESGSSGIEHANSTVLQYPRGGFQPESAYKNWLGLVAHEFFHLYNGKRLRPVELGPFDYTRENYTRMLWVVEGFTEYYADVILRRAGLLTEEEFLESLARTISTLQRTPGRRVQSLAEASFDAWIKFYRPDENSPNVTISYYTKGAVLAALLDLQIRAQTRGRRSLDDVMRLLYEEFFRRRDIGYREDDFRRACEQVAGGSSEALQELLDRYVHTTAEIEYDRFLAHVGLRLEPVAPEAHRGYLGIETEPRSDRLVISRVVAGSPAEAYGLFPRDEIRALDGQEVTARDFWKRLNERKPGERVAITVRRRGQERTVQVVLASPPVVEYRLVPVARPTPEQQALYRSWVSAEKPRASDERSLDSCPATLCSR, encoded by the coding sequence ATGCTTCGAAGGACCGGAAAGCGAATGAGGCGTTGGAGTCTTCCGCTGCTCCTCGCCATCGTGCTCGTGGGGGTCGGAGCTTCCGCACGACCGCTTGCTCCCATCTCCATCCACTACGACGTGTGGATGAACGAGCCGCACAAGCATTATTTCGAGGTCGCCATCACCGTCACCGGGATAAAGCGCGAGACGCTCGATTTCGTCATGCCCGTGTGGATGCCCGGCTCCTATCTGATTCGCGAATACGCCCGGCATGTCGTCCAGTTCGCGGCGACCGATAGCGCGGGGCGCGAGCGGCGAGCCACTAAGGTGGCGAAGAACATCTGGCGCGTCGTCACCGAAGGAAGCGATCCCATTCGCGTCCGCTACCGCGTCTACGCCTTCGATCCCGGCCTTCGGGGGAACTATCTCGATGACACGCACGCTTACATCAACGGCCCGAGCCTCTTCATGTACGTGGACGGATTCACGCACGTGCCGGTGACCGTCCGTCTCCATCCCGCGCCCGGATGGCCCCGCATCTCGACGGGATTGGATCCGGCGCCGGATGATCCACATCTGTTTCGCGCCCCGAATTACGATGTCCTCGTGGATTGTCCGATCCTGATCGGGACGCACACAGTGTACGAATTCGACGTGGGGGGGATTCCGCATCGGCTCGCGATCTTGGGCGAAGGGAATTACGACGCGCAGCGATTGGTCGCCGATGTGAAGCGGATCGTGGAGACGACCATAGCGCTCTTCGGGGACATCCCGTATGCGCATTATACGTTCCTCGTGCTGCTCGGGGAGAGCGGCTCAAGTGGCATCGAGCATGCGAATTCGACCGTACTGCAGTATCCGCGCGGGGGATTTCAACCAGAGTCGGCGTATAAGAACTGGCTCGGTTTGGTCGCGCACGAGTTCTTTCACCTCTACAACGGGAAGCGCCTTCGGCCCGTGGAACTAGGGCCCTTCGACTACACGCGCGAGAATTACACGCGGATGCTCTGGGTCGTCGAAGGCTTCACCGAATACTATGCGGACGTGATCCTACGGCGAGCGGGGCTCCTCACGGAGGAGGAATTCCTAGAGTCGCTCGCGCGCACGATCTCGACGTTGCAACGGACGCCGGGACGGCGCGTGCAGTCCCTCGCCGAGGCGAGCTTCGATGCCTGGATCAAGTTCTATCGTCCGGACGAGAATTCACCGAACGTGACGATCAGCTATTACACGAAGGGGGCTGTGCTGGCTGCGCTCCTCGACCTGCAGATCCGCGCCCAGACACGGGGGCGGCGAAGTTTGGACGATGTCATGCGACTCCTGTACGAAGAGTTCTTCCGGCGGCGCGACATCGGCTATCGCGAAGACGATTTCCGGCGAGCGTGCGAGCAAGTAGCCGGAGGATCGAGCGAAGCACTCCAGGAATTACTCGACCGATACGTGCACACGACGGCAGAGATCGAGTACGATCGTTTTCTCGCCCACGTGGGACTTCGGCTCGAGCCCGTCGCTCCGGAAGCACATCGCGGATACTTGGGCATCGAGACGGAGCCCCGTTCGGATCGTCTGGTGATCTCGCGCGTCGTGGCGGGCTCTCCGGCCGAAGCGTATGGGCTTTTCCCCCGCGATGAGATCCGCGCGCTCGATGGACAAGAGGTGACGGCCCGCGATTTCTGGAAGCGCCTGAACGAGAGGAAGCCGGGCGAACGCGTGGCGATCACCGTGCGACGACGTGGCCAGGAGCGCACCGTCCAGGTCGTGCTCGCCTCTCCCCCGGTCGTCGAATATCGCCTCGTTCCCGTCGCTCGGCCCACTCCCGAACAGCAAGCGCTCTATCGCTCCTGGGTGTCCGCAGAAAAGCCGCGCGCGAGCGACGAACGGAGTCTCGACTCATGTCCGGCGACCTTGTGCTCGAGGTGA
- a CDS encoding ABC transporter ATP-binding protein, with amino-acid sequence MSGDLVLEVRDLRAYFFTDRGLVRAVDGVSFSIARGRTLGLVGESGCGKSVTALSLMRLVPPPGRIVGGEILFEGRNLCELEEEEMRRLRGARMAMIFQDPMSALNPVLTAGFQIAEAVLAHERISRREAFERAIEMMRAVAIPDPERRARSYPHELSGGLRQRVLIAMALVCRPALLIADEPTTALDVTIQAEILDLLARLREEFRLAMLLITHDLGIVAQTADDVAVMYAGRIVEYAPVREIFYNPQHPYTRGLLRCVPRLMASGEGRHRLETIEGTVPNLWDLPPGCPFADRCPEAQPICREGDVEMIEIAPAHFVRCVARGSPIRSAAVRIAQDVAPGGERSR; translated from the coding sequence ATGTCCGGCGACCTTGTGCTCGAGGTGAGAGATCTGCGCGCGTATTTCTTCACGGATCGCGGCCTCGTGCGCGCCGTGGATGGCGTGAGCTTCTCGATCGCGCGCGGGCGCACGCTGGGATTGGTCGGTGAATCCGGTTGTGGGAAATCGGTCACTGCGTTGTCGCTCATGCGGCTCGTCCCCCCTCCGGGACGCATCGTCGGCGGAGAGATCCTCTTCGAGGGGCGGAATCTCTGCGAGCTGGAGGAGGAAGAGATGCGCCGCCTGCGCGGCGCTCGCATGGCGATGATCTTCCAGGATCCGATGTCGGCACTCAATCCCGTCCTCACCGCGGGGTTTCAGATCGCGGAAGCTGTGCTCGCCCATGAGCGCATCTCTCGCCGCGAGGCCTTCGAGCGCGCCATCGAGATGATGCGAGCCGTCGCGATCCCCGATCCCGAACGGCGTGCGCGCAGCTATCCACATGAGCTATCGGGTGGCTTACGGCAGCGCGTGTTGATCGCCATGGCGCTCGTTTGTCGCCCGGCGCTCTTGATCGCCGATGAGCCCACGACGGCCCTCGATGTCACGATCCAAGCTGAGATCCTCGACCTCCTCGCCCGCTTGCGCGAGGAGTTTCGTCTGGCCATGTTGCTGATCACGCACGATCTGGGCATTGTCGCGCAGACGGCAGATGATGTGGCCGTCATGTACGCGGGTCGCATCGTCGAATACGCCCCAGTGCGCGAGATCTTCTACAATCCGCAGCATCCGTACACGCGCGGCCTTCTGCGGTGTGTGCCGCGCCTCATGGCATCGGGAGAGGGACGCCACCGGTTGGAGACGATCGAAGGGACGGTCCCCAATCTCTGGGATCTCCCGCCCGGATGTCCGTTCGCCGATCGGTGCCCAGAAGCGCAGCCGATCTGCCGAGAGGGCGACGTCGAGATGATCGAGATCGCTCCCGCGCATTTCGTGCGTTGCGTCGCTCGCGGATCGCCGATTCGCTCGGCAGCGGTGCGCATCGCTCAAGACGTCGCGCCTGGAGGGGAACGAAGCCGATGA
- a CDS encoding dipeptide ABC transporter ATP-binding protein: MTEALIVVKDLRKYFPVRRGAFGDLFGKPAWVRAVDGVSFSIREGETLGLVGESGCGKTTTGRCLLRLIEPTAGEIRFDGTDLLRLSKRELRERRRHMQIIFQDPYASLNPRMTVGEIIEEPLRIHRVGTSAERRARVRELLAEVGLPADALTRYPHEFSGGQRQRIGIARALALRPKFIVADEPVSALDVSIQAQIVNLLQDLQQRYGLTYLFISHGLALVRYIAARVGVMYLGKLVEIAPTEMLYRHPLHPYTQALLQAVPEPDPEVRRQRMPLRGELPSPLHPPSGCRFHTRCPFAMAECREVEPELKEVVPGHFVACFLV, from the coding sequence ATGACCGAAGCGCTCATCGTCGTCAAAGACCTCAGGAAATATTTCCCCGTGCGGCGTGGTGCCTTCGGCGATCTGTTCGGGAAACCCGCGTGGGTGCGCGCTGTAGACGGCGTGAGCTTCTCGATCCGAGAGGGAGAGACGCTAGGACTCGTCGGCGAATCCGGGTGTGGGAAGACGACGACGGGCCGATGTTTGCTTCGATTGATCGAGCCGACGGCAGGAGAAATTCGATTTGACGGCACCGACCTGCTCCGACTCTCGAAGCGCGAGCTGCGCGAGCGGCGTCGTCACATGCAGATCATCTTCCAAGACCCCTACGCCTCGCTCAACCCCAGGATGACCGTCGGCGAAATTATTGAGGAGCCACTGCGCATCCACCGCGTGGGGACATCGGCGGAGCGGCGCGCTCGCGTCCGCGAGTTGCTGGCGGAAGTCGGACTTCCGGCGGACGCGCTGACCCGGTATCCGCATGAGTTCTCCGGCGGACAACGGCAACGCATCGGGATCGCGCGCGCGCTCGCCCTCCGGCCGAAGTTCATCGTCGCCGATGAGCCCGTATCGGCGCTCGACGTCTCGATCCAAGCGCAGATCGTGAACCTGCTGCAGGATCTGCAACAGCGATACGGCCTCACTTACCTCTTCATCTCGCACGGATTGGCACTCGTCCGGTACATCGCTGCGCGCGTCGGCGTGATGTATCTGGGGAAGCTCGTCGAGATCGCGCCGACGGAGATGCTCTATCGCCATCCTCTGCATCCTTACACGCAAGCTCTGCTGCAGGCGGTGCCGGAGCCAGATCCGGAGGTGCGCCGACAACGGATGCCGCTGCGCGGAGAGCTTCCCTCTCCTTTGCATCCTCCCTCGGGCTGTCGCTTCCACACCCGATGTCCCTTCGCTATGGCCGAATGCCGAGAGGTCGAACCCGAGTTGAAAGAAGTCGTCCCTGGCCATTTCGTCGCGTGCTTCCTCGTCTGA
- the aroF gene encoding 3-deoxy-7-phosphoheptulonate synthase, with product MAIQLKLVNWEAKKERTLVRVGDRIIGGEKFVVMAGPCAVENREMMLEIAERVKRLGVTMLRGGAFKPRTSPYSFQGLGEEGLKILAEARERTGLPVVTEVLSPEHVELVAAYADMLQIGARNMQNFELLKAVGEQRKPVLLKRGMAATLEEFLAAAEYILVRGNENVVLCERGIRTFSDHSRFTLDLSLIPVLKSKTHLPIIVDPSHGTGNRQHVAAMALAAIAAGADGIIVEVHPDPEKALSDGPQSLYFEQLEKLMRDLEVIAPVVGRQLDLSYKPVVPAAWVKVSPLKVAYQGEPGAFSEKAVFQYFGENAQAIAHLTFRDVFEAVATRRAHYGVIPIENSLTGSIHENYDLLLEYDVAIVGELKLRIVHNLIAHEGATLEEIRHVYVHPQAMAQCHLFLAAHPEWEIHQVYDTAGAVKHIKENGLRDAAAIASLDAAKRFGMAVLKESIESDPRNYTRFLVISAEHAITEKANKTSLIYSTPNVPGALLRTLKVFADRNVNLVKLESRPIAGRPWEYVFYVDLEGSLEDPVIAGAIEDVRQLTDFLKILGSYPASP from the coding sequence ATGGCCATTCAGCTGAAACTCGTCAATTGGGAGGCGAAGAAGGAGCGAACGTTGGTGCGCGTGGGGGATCGAATCATCGGCGGCGAGAAGTTCGTCGTCATGGCCGGCCCCTGCGCCGTGGAGAATCGGGAGATGATGTTGGAGATCGCCGAGCGGGTCAAGCGCCTGGGCGTCACGATGCTGCGCGGGGGGGCGTTCAAGCCGCGCACGTCGCCCTATAGCTTTCAAGGCTTGGGCGAAGAGGGATTGAAGATCCTGGCTGAAGCCCGCGAGCGCACGGGACTGCCTGTGGTGACCGAAGTCCTCTCGCCCGAACACGTCGAGTTGGTCGCCGCCTATGCCGACATGTTGCAGATCGGCGCCCGCAACATGCAGAATTTCGAGCTGCTCAAAGCCGTCGGCGAGCAACGAAAACCCGTTCTCCTCAAGCGTGGGATGGCCGCCACGCTCGAGGAATTTCTGGCCGCCGCCGAATATATTCTTGTGCGCGGCAACGAGAACGTCGTCCTCTGCGAGCGTGGGATTCGCACCTTCTCCGACCACTCGCGTTTCACGCTCGATCTCAGTCTGATTCCCGTTCTCAAGTCGAAGACGCACCTCCCGATCATCGTGGATCCGAGCCATGGCACCGGCAATCGGCAACACGTCGCGGCGATGGCGCTGGCGGCGATCGCAGCCGGTGCCGATGGGATCATCGTCGAGGTTCACCCGGATCCGGAGAAGGCCCTCTCCGATGGGCCGCAGAGCCTCTATTTCGAGCAACTCGAGAAGCTCATGCGCGATCTCGAGGTGATCGCTCCCGTCGTTGGCCGACAGCTCGATCTCTCCTACAAGCCGGTCGTCCCAGCGGCATGGGTGAAGGTCTCGCCGTTGAAGGTCGCCTATCAAGGCGAGCCCGGCGCGTTCAGTGAGAAAGCCGTCTTCCAATATTTCGGCGAGAACGCCCAGGCCATCGCGCACCTGACGTTCCGCGACGTCTTCGAAGCCGTCGCGACGCGTCGCGCCCACTATGGCGTGATCCCGATCGAGAATTCCCTGACCGGGAGCATCCACGAGAATTACGACCTCCTGCTCGAATACGACGTCGCCATCGTCGGTGAGTTGAAGCTGCGGATCGTTCACAACCTCATCGCTCACGAAGGGGCTACTCTCGAGGAGATCCGCCACGTCTACGTCCATCCCCAGGCGATGGCACAGTGCCACCTCTTCCTCGCGGCGCATCCCGAATGGGAGATCCACCAAGTTTACGATACGGCCGGCGCGGTCAAACACATCAAGGAGAATGGCCTGCGCGATGCCGCAGCCATCGCCAGCCTCGATGCCGCCAAACGCTTCGGCATGGCCGTGCTCAAGGAGAGCATCGAGTCCGATCCGCGGAACTACACGCGCTTCCTCGTCATCTCCGCCGAGCATGCGATCACTGAGAAGGCGAATAAGACGTCGCTCATCTACAGCACGCCGAACGTGCCGGGTGCCCTCCTGCGCACACTCAAGGTTTTCGCTGATCGGAACGTCAACCTCGTGAAGTTGGAGTCTCGCCCCATCGCTGGTCGCCCCTGGGAATACGTGTTCTACGTGGACCTGGAAGGGAGTCTAGAAGATCCGGTCATCGCCGGAGCGATCGAGGACGTGCGGCAGCTGACGGACTTCTTGAAGATCCTCGGCTCCTATCCGGCCTCGCCATAA
- a CDS encoding LeuA family protein — MDEHPLIYDWNRVGGDVPTVREIEFDDETLRDGLQSPSVTNPSIEEKIEILHLMASLGIESANLGLPGAGPHVVETVTRLAREIVEARLPIRPNCAARTVRADIQPIIDISEKVGIPIECCTFIGSSPIRQYAEDWTLDMMLRATEDAVTFAVRHGLPVMYVTEDTTRAHPETLRKLYTTAIECGARRVCLADTVGHATPRGVHALVQFIKHVIADTGEDVKIDFHGHMDRGLGVINTIAAIEAGVHRVHGCALGIGERCGNTPMDLLLVNLQLMGYIRRDLSKLGDYCRAVARACGIEIPFNYPVVGRDAFRTGTGVHAAAVIKAYRKKDVELANTVYSSVPAHWFGLEQTIEVGPMSGKSNVIFWLEKRGIEPTEERVERIFAAAKRSSRVLTEDEVWALLDESTDVRERSFG, encoded by the coding sequence ATGGATGAGCACCCACTCATCTACGATTGGAATCGCGTGGGGGGAGATGTCCCGACCGTTCGAGAGATCGAGTTCGATGACGAGACGCTGCGAGATGGCTTACAATCGCCGTCGGTGACCAACCCCTCCATCGAAGAGAAGATCGAGATCCTTCACCTAATGGCGAGCTTGGGCATCGAGTCAGCCAATCTCGGCTTGCCCGGAGCCGGACCGCACGTCGTCGAGACAGTGACGCGCTTGGCTCGGGAGATCGTAGAGGCTCGCCTGCCGATTCGTCCCAATTGCGCGGCGCGGACTGTGCGCGCCGATATTCAACCGATCATTGACATCTCGGAGAAAGTGGGCATTCCCATCGAGTGCTGCACCTTCATCGGATCGAGCCCGATCCGCCAATACGCGGAGGATTGGACGCTCGACATGATGTTGCGCGCGACCGAAGACGCCGTCACCTTCGCCGTCCGCCACGGCCTGCCCGTCATGTATGTCACCGAGGATACGACCCGCGCCCATCCGGAGACGCTTCGGAAGCTCTATACGACGGCCATCGAATGTGGCGCGCGCCGCGTCTGTCTGGCCGACACGGTCGGGCACGCCACGCCGCGCGGCGTGCACGCGCTCGTGCAGTTCATCAAGCACGTGATCGCCGATACGGGCGAGGATGTGAAGATCGACTTCCACGGTCATATGGATCGCGGCCTCGGCGTAATCAACACGATCGCCGCCATTGAGGCGGGCGTGCATCGCGTGCACGGATGTGCGCTCGGCATCGGGGAACGGTGCGGGAATACGCCGATGGACCTGTTATTGGTGAACCTGCAACTGATGGGGTACATCCGTCGCGACCTCTCGAAACTAGGGGATTATTGTCGCGCCGTCGCGCGTGCCTGCGGCATCGAGATCCCATTCAACTACCCGGTCGTTGGGCGCGATGCTTTCCGCACGGGGACGGGCGTGCATGCCGCGGCTGTCATCAAGGCCTATCGAAAGAAGGACGTCGAGCTGGCCAATACCGTGTACTCGAGCGTTCCGGCGCACTGGTTCGGTTTGGAACAGACGATTGAGGTCGGTCCGATGAGCGGGAAATCGAACGTCATCTTCTGGCTGGAGAAGCGCGGCATCGAGCCGACCGAGGAGCGCGTCGAACGCATCTTCGCGGCAGCGAAGCGATCCTCGCGCGTGCTCACCGAGGACGAAGTGTGGGCGCTTCTGGATGAATCCACCGACGTGCGCGAACGATCCTTCGGATGA
- a CDS encoding M20/M25/M40 family metallo-hydrolase translates to MASMTPSRPSNTSAIAARFLPLLEHPHVARALAWLDAHVDDITREQIRLCEIPAPPFGESARAAYLRDRFQELGLARIHVDGVGNVRGWRIGRSPTPLVVLAAHLDTIFPPETEVRVRRENERLYAPGISDNACGLAALLALGEALNAAAIRTAGSLLFLGTVGEEGEGNLRGVRYIFQGAERLPEVHAFIALEGAGADGIVHCALGSRRYRLHVHGPGGHSWGDFGAPNPIHPLVRTALRLMNYPLPEHTSVSLTRIAGGEAINAIPRSAYLDVDVRSTSAGEIARIERSLHEILEYAVHAERSWRRTARARAGERGDLQYRIEVLGDRPAGMLSPDAEIVQIAWEITRWLGRTPRLECASTDANLPIALGVPAIAIGTGGEAGNIHTLQEWYAPEGRALGLKRALLIALALAGVDA, encoded by the coding sequence ATGGCCTCGATGACGCCATCGCGACCTTCGAACACGTCCGCGATCGCCGCGCGCTTCCTCCCTCTTCTAGAACACCCGCATGTCGCACGGGCGCTGGCATGGTTGGATGCCCATGTGGATGACATCACGCGCGAGCAGATTCGCCTGTGTGAGATCCCCGCTCCCCCTTTTGGCGAATCGGCGCGCGCCGCTTACCTGCGCGATCGGTTCCAGGAGCTTGGGCTCGCTCGCATTCACGTCGATGGCGTGGGCAATGTACGCGGATGGCGGATCGGACGCTCCCCCACCCCTTTAGTCGTACTCGCGGCTCACCTGGATACGATCTTTCCCCCCGAGACGGAAGTCCGCGTCCGTCGAGAGAACGAACGGCTCTACGCGCCGGGCATTAGCGATAATGCCTGCGGACTGGCGGCCTTGCTCGCTCTGGGCGAAGCCTTGAATGCCGCGGCGATTCGAACGGCAGGCTCCCTGCTCTTTCTGGGCACCGTGGGCGAGGAGGGCGAAGGCAATCTGCGTGGCGTGCGCTACATCTTTCAAGGGGCGGAGCGTCTTCCCGAAGTCCATGCCTTCATCGCCCTGGAAGGAGCCGGCGCCGATGGCATCGTTCATTGTGCGCTCGGTTCGCGCCGTTATCGTCTCCACGTCCACGGCCCGGGTGGACACAGCTGGGGAGATTTCGGCGCGCCCAATCCCATTCATCCCCTCGTGCGCACGGCCCTGCGATTGATGAATTACCCTTTGCCCGAGCACACCAGTGTGAGCCTCACGCGCATCGCGGGAGGGGAAGCCATCAACGCGATCCCGCGATCCGCATATCTGGACGTGGATGTGCGCTCGACGTCTGCGGGGGAGATCGCGCGCATCGAGCGTTCTCTTCACGAGATATTGGAGTACGCCGTTCACGCCGAGAGGTCGTGGCGACGAACTGCTCGCGCGCGTGCCGGTGAGCGCGGAGATCTGCAGTATCGCATCGAAGTGCTTGGGGATCGGCCGGCCGGCATGCTCTCCCCCGATGCGGAGATCGTGCAGATTGCCTGGGAAATCACGCGGTGGCTTGGTCGCACGCCGCGATTGGAATGTGCCTCGACTGACGCCAATCTCCCGATCGCCCTCGGCGTGCCTGCCATTGCGATCGGGACCGGGGGAGAAGCGGGTAACATTCATACGCTTCAGGAGTGGTATGCTCCCGAAGGGCGCGCACTCGGCTTGAAGCGTGCGCTCCTCATCGCACTCGCTCTCGCTGGCGTAGACGCTTGA